In Xanthomonas theicola, a single genomic region encodes these proteins:
- the pdxH gene encoding pyridoxamine 5'-phosphate oxidase, with amino-acid sequence MPDLYVDALSTFADLFAEARTSDEAEYNAMVVASATLEARPSSRVVLLKSYDARGFVFYTHLDSQKGRELQANPQASLLFLWRRMREDGVQVRIDGEVQLVAAAEADAYFASRPRMSQIGAWASMQSRTLQSREEFEQRVAKAEASFAGRDVPRPDGWSGFRVVPRSFEFWYGGKYRLHERWRYDADAAGHWSKRMLFP; translated from the coding sequence ATGCCCGATCTCTACGTCGACGCCCTGTCCACGTTCGCCGACCTGTTCGCGGAGGCGCGGACCAGCGACGAGGCCGAATACAACGCGATGGTGGTCGCATCGGCCACGCTGGAGGCGAGGCCGTCCTCGCGGGTGGTGCTGCTGAAGTCCTACGATGCGCGCGGGTTCGTGTTCTACACCCACCTGGACAGCCAGAAGGGCCGTGAGCTGCAGGCCAACCCGCAGGCCTCGCTGCTGTTCCTGTGGCGGCGCATGCGCGAGGACGGGGTGCAGGTGCGCATCGACGGCGAGGTGCAGCTGGTCGCCGCGGCCGAGGCCGATGCGTACTTCGCCTCGCGTCCGCGCATGAGCCAGATCGGCGCCTGGGCCTCCATGCAGTCGCGGACCCTGCAGTCGCGCGAGGAGTTCGAGCAGCGCGTGGCCAAGGCCGAGGCCAGTTTCGCCGGCCGCGACGTGCCGCGCCCGGACGGTTGGAGCGGCTTCCGCGTGGTGCCGCGCAGCTTCGAGTTCTGGTACGGCGGCAAGTACCGCCTGCACGAGCGCTGGCGCTACGACGCCGATGCCGCCGGCCACTGGTCCAAGCGGA